A single region of the Oleispira antarctica RB-8 genome encodes:
- the gmhA gene encoding Phosphoheptose isomerase has protein sequence MQDRLLQHFNASIETKAQAAELLPPYIEHAAGMMVASLVGGGKILSCGNGGSAGDAQHFSSEMLNRFERERPSLPAIALTTDTSTITSIANDYSYNEIFSKQIRALGNEGDILLAISTSGGSKNVIEAIKAAHDRDMQVVALTGRDGGNMAALLTDNDIEIRVPSDVTARIQEVHLLVIHCLCDLIDCSLFGEE, from the coding sequence GTGCAAGATCGTTTATTGCAGCATTTCAATGCCAGTATTGAGACAAAAGCCCAAGCAGCGGAACTTTTACCCCCTTACATAGAACACGCAGCGGGCATGATGGTTGCCAGCCTTGTGGGCGGCGGAAAAATTTTAAGCTGTGGTAATGGTGGCTCAGCCGGTGATGCCCAGCACTTTTCGTCAGAGATGCTTAACCGCTTCGAACGCGAACGTCCTTCACTACCGGCCATTGCATTAACTACTGATACCTCGACAATCACATCGATTGCTAACGATTACAGCTATAATGAGATTTTCTCTAAGCAAATTCGTGCCCTAGGTAACGAAGGCGATATATTATTAGCCATCTCTACCAGTGGCGGATCTAAGAACGTAATTGAAGCGATTAAAGCGGCTCACGATCGTGATATGCAGGTTGTGGCATTAACAGGAAGAGACGGTGGCAATATGGCCGCATTATTAACCGATAATGATATTGAAATCCGTGTGCCATCTGATGTCACCGCACGTATTCAAGAAGTCCATTTATTAGTGATTCACTGCCTGTGCGATTTAATTGATTGCTCACTCTTTGGCGAAGAATAA
- a CDS encoding UBA/THIF-type NAD/FAD binding protein, translating to MTDSDLLRYSRHIFLPEMDMEGQQKLLDSRVLIIGLGGLGSPVLQYLAASGVGHLYLVDHDVVELSNVQRQICHGTKDVGKTKVESAIEEVMRINSTIFVEGFEQKADAELLQKLLPTIDLVVDCSDNFDIRYLINDACLEHKTPWVSGAAVALQGQIICFDPRLADQPCYRCLYPLAGDEQVNCSTSGILAPVVGIIGTLQALEVIKIITGIGKPILGRLQTFDALEGQWRSWGLNKDAGCLSCGK from the coding sequence ATGACGGACAGTGATTTGTTGCGTTATAGCCGCCATATATTTTTACCTGAAATGGATATGGAAGGTCAGCAAAAACTATTGGATAGTCGTGTTTTGATTATTGGTTTGGGCGGATTAGGCAGTCCCGTTTTGCAATATTTAGCCGCCAGCGGAGTCGGGCATTTATATTTGGTTGATCATGATGTGGTGGAACTTTCTAATGTTCAGCGCCAAATTTGCCATGGCACAAAGGATGTTGGCAAGACTAAAGTTGAATCGGCGATCGAAGAAGTCATGCGCATAAACTCGACGATTTTTGTCGAAGGATTCGAACAAAAAGCGGACGCTGAACTGTTACAGAAGTTGTTACCGACTATTGATTTGGTGGTAGATTGCAGTGATAACTTTGATATTCGTTATTTGATTAACGATGCCTGCCTTGAGCATAAAACCCCTTGGGTTTCTGGAGCCGCGGTCGCTTTGCAGGGGCAGATAATTTGCTTTGATCCTCGCTTAGCTGATCAGCCGTGTTATCGCTGTTTATATCCACTGGCGGGTGATGAGCAAGTGAACTGTTCTACTAGCGGCATTTTGGCACCGGTGGTGGGCATTATTGGAACCTTACAGGCTTTGGAGGTGATTAAAATAATAACCGGTATTGGCAAGCCGATATTGGGACGCTTACAAACGTTTGATGCGCTAGAAGGTCAGTGGCGTAGCTGGGGCTTAAATAAGGATGCTGGGTGTTTGTCTTGTGGGAAGTAG
- a CDS encoding Modification methylase, HemK family, producing MRLSIEQIISQFSQQLMVNSDTAKLDVELLLARSLGKDRTYLYTWSDKPVTEKEESTFKALFARRLKGEPVAYILEQQAFWDLELKTAEHTLIPRADTETLIEWVLELADALPECAKVIDLGTGTGAIALSLAHEFPLWEVQGVDVIPQAVELAQHNAILNQLERVLFFQSSWFDQVEGRFDLIVSNPPYIDPDDEHLAQGDVRFEPKSALVADNKGLADLELIAEHSRDYLVEGGWLLMEHGYDQQSAVQQLLITLGYQHVATRIDLGGNPRITGGQFYKGAV from the coding sequence ATGCGCCTTAGTATTGAACAGATTATTAGCCAATTCAGTCAGCAGCTTATGGTGAATAGTGATACCGCAAAGCTCGATGTCGAATTGTTATTAGCACGCAGTCTAGGCAAAGATCGCACGTACTTATATACCTGGTCTGATAAGCCAGTAACCGAAAAAGAAGAAAGTACTTTTAAAGCGTTGTTCGCTCGTCGTTTAAAAGGCGAGCCAGTTGCTTATATTTTAGAGCAGCAAGCATTTTGGGATTTGGAATTAAAAACCGCCGAGCACACCTTAATTCCGCGAGCGGATACCGAGACCTTAATTGAGTGGGTATTAGAGTTGGCTGATGCATTGCCTGAATGCGCTAAGGTGATTGATTTGGGTACGGGCACGGGAGCCATCGCGTTGTCGCTGGCTCATGAATTTCCTCTTTGGGAAGTGCAAGGCGTTGATGTGATTCCTCAGGCGGTAGAACTAGCACAGCACAATGCGATATTGAATCAGTTAGAACGGGTGCTCTTTTTTCAAAGCAGTTGGTTTGATCAGGTTGAGGGTCGATTTGATTTGATTGTGAGTAACCCGCCTTACATTGATCCAGACGATGAGCACTTGGCTCAAGGCGACGTACGTTTTGAACCTAAATCAGCTTTGGTGGCAGACAATAAAGGATTAGCGGATCTTGAGTTGATTGCAGAACATAGCAGAGACTATCTTGTAGAAGGCGGTTGGTTATTAATGGAGCATGGTTATGATCAGCAAAGCGCCGTGCAGCAGCTATTAATTACGTTAGGCTATCAACACGTTGCAACCCGTATTGATCTAGGGGGCAACCCTCGTATAACCGGTGGACAGTTTTATAAAGGCGCTGTGTAA
- a CDS encoding Sensor protein, whose product MLKISHWSIRNRALLLGLLPAFIMFTFLISLFIWQRINDAKVEVATVGLVLSSQLAASIEYPVISGNFSLLEPLVENAMAAPSVVRVSITAPDGQIIYQRQMNEYAELNFEDIALYRSTVSQEQEAFSEFAEFDDVNNSIIRTDIAYVSIELSHALGRNRALTIVGQSIVWASFILLLCLLLVHRMARSIARPIEKVSLALSEIAHGKLNSQIKVTESAEIGELQKGVNAMALALQKSEDDQTASIQELDIARLKAEKANKAKSDFLAIVSHELRTPINGAMGAMQLIAYHKNKKIESLVDIANRSLSNLLELVEDMLTLGSLEKSEQCLSLSPTFIPKLLQHTLLELEEKSQQNDNELTVYMDGLVNEHSVELDGVKFRQLVRHLLGNAVKFTQGGRIYCSIYFENTAEGLNLRLDISDNGIGFPEKHKEAMFETFQQQDTSLTRQFDGLGIGLSICNDIIYLMNGKLSVMDNKPTGTSVNCSMPVQLVDHREGMGVAEVFLNEKFENKKVLIVEDNKVNRMVAEKILRKMKFIPTCVESGEECIKAIKSETFDLIFMDCHMPGMDGCETTQVLRKFEEEQHHSHVPIIALTANTSAEIRQQCLASGMSDYVVKPIKIDTLYDAMNRWL is encoded by the coding sequence ATGTTGAAGATTTCCCATTGGAGTATTCGAAATAGAGCATTGTTGCTGGGCCTTCTCCCCGCTTTTATTATGTTTACGTTTTTAATTAGTTTATTTATTTGGCAAAGAATCAATGATGCCAAGGTCGAAGTTGCCACCGTAGGGCTGGTTTTATCTAGTCAGTTGGCAGCATCAATAGAGTACCCTGTAATATCAGGCAACTTTAGCCTATTAGAACCTTTGGTCGAGAATGCGATGGCAGCGCCCTCAGTCGTAAGGGTCAGTATTACAGCGCCAGATGGGCAAATAATATATCAGCGTCAAATGAATGAATATGCTGAACTTAATTTTGAAGATATCGCCTTGTACCGCAGTACCGTAAGCCAAGAGCAAGAAGCATTTTCTGAGTTTGCTGAATTTGATGATGTTAATAATTCCATCATTCGTACTGATATAGCCTATGTCAGTATTGAATTAAGTCATGCTTTGGGACGCAATCGTGCTTTAACAATCGTTGGTCAGTCGATAGTATGGGCCAGCTTTATTTTATTACTGTGCTTATTATTGGTACATCGCATGGCAAGGTCCATTGCTAGGCCTATTGAAAAAGTCTCCCTTGCCTTGTCTGAAATCGCTCACGGAAAATTAAACAGTCAAATAAAAGTAACAGAGAGCGCAGAAATAGGAGAGCTTCAAAAAGGAGTTAATGCAATGGCATTAGCTTTGCAAAAATCTGAGGACGATCAGACGGCATCAATACAAGAGCTGGACATTGCACGATTAAAAGCAGAAAAAGCGAATAAAGCCAAAAGTGATTTTTTAGCGATAGTGAGTCACGAATTAAGAACGCCTATTAATGGTGCTATGGGGGCAATGCAGCTGATTGCTTACCATAAAAATAAAAAAATTGAGTCCCTTGTGGATATTGCAAATCGCTCATTGAGTAATTTATTAGAACTTGTCGAAGATATGTTGACCCTGGGTTCATTAGAGAAAAGTGAGCAATGTTTGAGCTTAAGTCCCACCTTTATTCCCAAATTATTACAACATACCTTACTTGAGCTGGAGGAAAAATCTCAGCAGAATGATAATGAACTGACTGTTTATATGGATGGTTTAGTTAATGAGCATTCTGTTGAGCTTGATGGCGTTAAATTTCGTCAGTTGGTACGTCATTTATTAGGCAATGCCGTTAAGTTTACTCAAGGAGGGCGTATTTATTGCTCTATATATTTTGAAAATACGGCTGAGGGATTAAATTTAAGATTGGATATTAGTGATAATGGCATTGGGTTTCCAGAGAAGCATAAAGAGGCCATGTTTGAGACTTTTCAACAGCAGGATACTTCACTAACTCGTCAGTTTGATGGGTTAGGTATTGGTTTATCGATCTGCAATGACATTATTTATTTAATGAATGGTAAGTTATCAGTTATGGATAATAAACCAACAGGAACGTCGGTTAATTGTTCAATGCCTGTGCAGCTGGTAGATCATCGCGAAGGTATGGGAGTGGCGGAGGTCTTTTTAAATGAGAAGTTTGAAAATAAAAAAGTCCTGATAGTAGAAGACAATAAAGTGAATAGAATGGTTGCGGAAAAAATATTACGCAAAATGAAATTTATTCCTACTTGTGTTGAGTCTGGCGAAGAGTGCATTAAGGCCATAAAGTCCGAGACCTTTGATTTGATTTTTATGGATTGTCATATGCCTGGCATGGATGGTTGCGAAACAACGCAGGTCTTGCGAAAATTTGAAGAAGAACAGCATCACAGCCACGTTCCTATTATTGCATTAACGGCTAATACCTCTGCTGAAATTAGGCAGCAATGCTTGGCGTCAGGCATGTCAGATTATGTGGTCAAACCCATAAAAATTGATACCTTGTACGATGCAATGAATCGCTGGTTATAA
- a CDS encoding TonB-dependent receptor — MNKVLLSLVIGCISQSALSNDFNNDFNDGLAWEEESMLGEELPMVLTASRLKQPKAEVPASITVITAKHIKLWGVRTLPELMKFVPGMFVGHGDDTNNTSVAYHTSNPNTMRRLQVLIDGRSVYKSAISTVIWDDVGLAIEDIDRIEVTRGPNAAVYGANSYLGVINILTKHPEDSQGSRVSWRKGNKGTQDVYFRHGLSFDTTSLRISGSVKADEGFDGEDSTGSDDLRDGRKHGFINAYVNHQLDDSSTLDMQMGYKSGKTEIRQIDFDQTPPDKITTNGYAYGRWKKEFSAEHQSHLQAYWQKEERKQSQDVRIPTLVFEKNMILLHENNPEWATVFIGIPQLYNQPGISGIVDNLQDGTVYSPSEVMAIAKAATKRDISISQQDLDLTKVVLDGIPDLNNNFDEYINGNANTDLSEQRIDIEWQDTMRWSDALRTVSGLSYRQDSAYSRTYFNGAVSNDTWRAFLNAEYHVGSWLTLNGGGMYEYETYNKSAFSPRLAANFLINPQQSIRLVASQAVRSPDLLEAQPEFIVKVSNLTNNYLGLNEADFYQQKVVDKDEKSLKPERITSYELGYFVAGDLVGVYTEFDLKVFNEEMRDMISDPITLQASHISNDNEADVKGAEFQLSSRLNSQHSLWMTYSYLDITSKYVGNRLSDEEIKRVEKLEKRLSSTQSTVISWMYNSGSWSASLSYFNQDRETINKPYERFQLNIMKPFVIAGLNAEVSYYVQHNRKPDSALSYGNQVYSSPNVYYGQLAIEF; from the coding sequence GTGAATAAAGTCTTGTTATCTCTCGTTATTGGCTGCATTTCTCAGTCGGCACTCAGTAATGATTTCAATAATGATTTCAATGACGGACTGGCCTGGGAAGAGGAATCCATGCTGGGAGAAGAGTTGCCAATGGTACTTACTGCCTCTCGTTTAAAACAGCCTAAAGCAGAAGTCCCTGCCAGTATTACTGTGATTACGGCTAAGCACATTAAACTTTGGGGCGTTCGCACTCTCCCTGAATTGATGAAATTTGTGCCAGGAATGTTTGTTGGGCATGGCGATGATACTAACAATACTTCCGTCGCTTATCACACGTCAAACCCCAATACCATGCGCCGCTTGCAGGTATTAATTGATGGTCGTTCGGTTTATAAATCTGCGATATCAACGGTTATTTGGGATGATGTTGGTCTAGCGATTGAAGATATTGACCGTATCGAAGTTACCCGAGGGCCCAATGCGGCAGTGTATGGTGCTAACTCCTACTTAGGGGTGATTAATATTTTAACGAAGCATCCAGAAGACAGCCAAGGATCTCGAGTTTCATGGCGTAAAGGCAATAAAGGTACCCAAGATGTCTATTTTCGTCATGGCTTAAGTTTTGATACCACGAGTTTACGAATCAGTGGTTCGGTGAAGGCAGACGAGGGTTTTGACGGTGAGGACTCAACCGGCAGTGATGATCTGAGAGATGGCCGTAAGCATGGATTTATTAATGCTTATGTGAATCATCAGCTCGATGATAGTTCGACGCTTGATATGCAAATGGGCTATAAATCAGGTAAAACTGAAATCCGGCAGATCGATTTTGATCAAACACCACCCGATAAAATAACAACCAATGGCTATGCTTATGGGCGCTGGAAGAAAGAGTTCTCTGCTGAACATCAATCACACCTACAAGCTTACTGGCAAAAAGAAGAACGAAAACAGTCACAGGATGTAAGGATCCCAACGCTGGTATTTGAAAAAAATATGATACTGCTGCATGAAAATAATCCTGAATGGGCAACTGTTTTTATAGGTATACCTCAACTTTATAATCAGCCAGGTATTTCAGGAATTGTTGATAACTTGCAAGATGGAACTGTCTATTCGCCTTCTGAGGTGATGGCGATTGCTAAAGCTGCGACAAAGAGAGATATTAGTATCAGTCAGCAAGATTTGGATTTAACTAAAGTAGTCCTCGATGGTATTCCTGATCTGAATAATAACTTTGATGAATATATTAATGGCAATGCTAATACTGATTTGTCAGAGCAGAGAATTGATATTGAGTGGCAAGATACTATGCGCTGGTCCGATGCATTACGCACGGTTTCTGGATTAAGCTATCGCCAAGACTCTGCGTACTCTCGAACCTATTTTAATGGTGCGGTGAGTAATGATACTTGGCGAGCATTTTTAAATGCTGAATATCACGTAGGGTCTTGGTTAACGCTTAACGGGGGAGGGATGTATGAATATGAGACTTATAATAAGTCGGCTTTTTCTCCTCGGCTGGCGGCTAACTTTCTAATTAATCCTCAGCAAAGTATCCGATTAGTTGCATCTCAAGCCGTACGCTCGCCTGATTTATTAGAAGCACAACCTGAATTTATTGTTAAAGTTTCTAATTTAACAAACAATTATCTAGGACTTAATGAAGCCGACTTCTATCAACAGAAAGTTGTTGATAAAGATGAGAAATCACTCAAACCAGAAAGAATCACCAGCTATGAGTTAGGATATTTTGTGGCGGGCGATTTGGTGGGGGTCTATACCGAATTCGATCTTAAAGTATTTAATGAAGAGATGAGGGACATGATTTCTGACCCTATTACATTGCAAGCAAGCCACATTAGCAATGATAACGAAGCGGATGTTAAGGGGGCAGAGTTTCAGCTTTCAAGTCGATTAAATTCACAGCATTCACTTTGGATGACTTATTCCTATCTGGATATTACAAGCAAATACGTTGGTAATAGATTGTCGGATGAAGAAATTAAAAGGGTAGAAAAATTAGAAAAACGCTTAAGTTCAACCCAAAGTACGGTTATTAGCTGGATGTATAATTCCGGCAGTTGGTCTGCAAGTTTAAGTTATTTCAATCAAGACAGAGAAACAATCAATAAACCTTATGAACGATTTCAATTAAATATAATGAAGCCCTTTGTGATAGCGGGTTTAAATGCAGAAGTATCTTATTACGTCCAGCATAATAGAAAACCGGACTCGGCTTTGAGTTATGGCAACCAAGTTTATTCATCGCCGAATGTCTATTATGGCCAACTGGCGATAGAGTTTTAG
- the ppa gene encoding Inorganic pyrophosphatase (Pyrophosphate phospho-hydrolase) has translation MGYNTIPAGKDLPNDIYVAIEIPANASPIKYEIDKDMDALLVDRFMATPMFYPANYGYINNTLADDGDALDVLVITPYPVAPGSVIRARPVGVLKMSDEAGGDEKLLAVPHEKLTQLYNDIHDIDDVPQLLKDQIVHFFEHYKDLEKGKWVKVEGWENADAARAAIVKSAAAYKG, from the coding sequence ATGGGTTACAATACTATTCCTGCGGGTAAAGATTTACCAAACGACATCTATGTTGCCATTGAAATTCCAGCAAATGCATCACCTATCAAGTATGAAATTGATAAAGACATGGATGCATTGCTTGTTGACCGCTTTATGGCAACCCCTATGTTTTATCCAGCTAACTATGGTTACATCAACAACACCTTGGCTGACGATGGCGATGCACTAGACGTGCTAGTAATCACCCCTTACCCTGTGGCCCCAGGTTCTGTTATCCGTGCTCGTCCTGTTGGCGTTTTGAAAATGTCTGACGAAGCAGGTGGTGATGAGAAACTGTTAGCGGTTCCTCATGAAAAATTGACTCAACTGTATAACGACATTCACGATATCGATGACGTTCCACAGCTGTTGAAAGATCAAATAGTTCACTTTTTCGAACACTATAAAGATCTTGAAAAAGGCAAATGGGTTAAAGTTGAAGGCTGGGAAAATGCCGACGCTGCTCGTGCTGCCATTGTTAAATCGGCAGCGGCTTACAAAGGGTAA
- the rsmC gene encoding Ribosomal RNA small subunit methyltransferase C, putative, which translates to MTLLPINQLLLRNPEVINDQLLIVNPPSDQGLLQLVKPHNCQLINFDARIHQASEKHGLRSEFGVPTQHAFSAALIYWPKSKAFGHSLLRWLASQIQQPTTVYLLAANDAGGRSLNNAVKDFGDDIVKVDVARKCSLWSFKLTPIDDFIWEKELSTFTYDNLEGDTLEFATYPGVFNTGKLDIGTKLLLDNLSLNKRGRVLDLACGSGIIGLTCKLRQPELYVEMVDIDGMALASAELNNKALGLDCPIFASDGLSNTKKFNTIICNPPFHQGKDTDYNFAQQLIRTAKQHLLPRGEVWIVANRQLAYEQWAEKSCHSVETVVQGNGFKVLRLKY; encoded by the coding sequence ATGACTTTATTACCGATCAACCAATTATTACTGCGTAATCCAGAAGTAATTAACGACCAACTATTAATTGTAAACCCGCCTTCTGATCAAGGTTTACTGCAGTTGGTTAAGCCACACAATTGTCAGCTGATCAACTTTGACGCCCGCATTCATCAAGCCAGCGAAAAACACGGCTTGCGCTCTGAGTTTGGTGTGCCGACCCAACATGCTTTTTCAGCAGCATTGATCTATTGGCCAAAATCGAAAGCCTTTGGCCATAGTTTATTACGCTGGTTAGCGAGCCAAATCCAACAGCCAACAACCGTTTACTTACTCGCCGCAAATGATGCTGGCGGAAGAAGCTTAAACAATGCCGTTAAAGATTTTGGTGATGATATTGTTAAAGTCGATGTCGCGCGTAAATGCTCGCTATGGTCCTTTAAACTGACCCCCATCGATGACTTTATCTGGGAGAAAGAACTCAGCACCTTTACATACGATAATTTAGAAGGCGATACGCTAGAGTTTGCCACTTACCCTGGCGTTTTCAATACGGGCAAACTGGACATTGGTACAAAGCTGCTATTGGATAACCTCAGTTTAAATAAGCGTGGTCGAGTATTAGACCTTGCCTGCGGTAGCGGTATTATTGGCTTAACCTGCAAGCTACGCCAGCCTGAACTGTATGTTGAAATGGTTGATATTGATGGTATGGCACTGGCATCCGCAGAACTAAACAACAAAGCACTAGGGTTAGATTGCCCCATATTTGCCAGTGATGGCTTAAGTAATACCAAAAAATTCAATACGATTATTTGTAATCCTCCTTTCCATCAAGGTAAAGACACTGATTACAATTTTGCCCAGCAATTAATTCGTACGGCTAAGCAGCACCTTCTACCCAGAGGCGAAGTATGGATTGTTGCTAACCGACAGCTAGCGTATGAGCAGTGGGCAGAGAAAAGCTGCCATAGTGTCGAAACGGTTGTACAGGGTAATGGCTTTAAAGTATTAAGACTTAAATACTAA
- a CDS encoding Putative transporter (MFS superfamily) encodes MTQNVWILMLAQAFSMCAAPLVVFAGGLIGKQLASDNSFATLPVAAMVIGTALAVYPAAALASKKGRKVVFLGAMMLGLLASLLAVYALQIESFSTFVIAAMLVGMVLACIQQFRFAAMESVTADLMPVAASRLLLAGIIAAYLGPELVTIGQSLHEQTFTGAFYLLGGCFVVAFLLLLFGYHNIEIKHEEGELGQRSFSELLSSPGILLAMGSASVGFAVMSFIMTATPISMYELNHYSLEETKWVIQSHILAMFIPSFFSGWMVRKLGFISMMWAGLGIYIVCLGLAYWDQGLVHYWGALVLLGLGWNLLFVAGTALLPQMYQANEAHRVQGLNDLMVFSAQAIASLGSGVLLLLLGWQGIMWVALPMIAVQVFLLLNWQQNNHLQPAL; translated from the coding sequence ATGACACAAAATGTTTGGATTTTAATGCTTGCGCAGGCATTTTCAATGTGTGCAGCCCCGTTGGTGGTATTTGCTGGAGGTCTAATTGGCAAACAGCTTGCTTCTGACAATAGTTTTGCGACTTTACCCGTTGCGGCCATGGTAATCGGTACGGCGCTGGCGGTTTATCCTGCGGCCGCGCTGGCAAGTAAGAAAGGGCGTAAGGTGGTTTTTCTTGGGGCCATGATGCTTGGATTGCTAGCGTCTTTATTAGCGGTTTACGCTTTGCAGATTGAAAGCTTTTCGACTTTTGTTATTGCCGCCATGCTGGTGGGAATGGTACTGGCTTGTATTCAACAGTTTCGCTTTGCCGCGATGGAAAGTGTGACTGCTGATCTAATGCCGGTCGCCGCCTCACGATTATTGCTTGCGGGTATTATTGCGGCTTATCTTGGACCAGAGTTGGTGACTATTGGCCAATCTCTGCATGAGCAAACGTTCACTGGCGCTTTTTATCTGCTCGGTGGATGCTTTGTAGTGGCTTTTTTACTGCTGTTATTCGGTTATCACAATATTGAAATCAAGCACGAAGAAGGTGAGTTAGGGCAGCGAAGTTTTTCAGAGCTGCTATCCAGCCCAGGGATACTACTGGCAATGGGCAGTGCGTCAGTGGGCTTTGCCGTAATGAGTTTTATTATGACGGCAACGCCGATCAGCATGTATGAATTAAACCATTACAGCTTAGAAGAGACTAAATGGGTGATACAAAGTCATATTCTAGCGATGTTTATTCCTTCATTCTTTTCGGGTTGGATGGTGCGAAAATTAGGCTTCATCAGCATGATGTGGGCGGGTTTAGGCATTTATATTGTGTGTCTTGGTCTTGCTTATTGGGATCAAGGCTTGGTGCACTATTGGGGCGCGTTAGTCTTATTGGGTTTAGGCTGGAATTTGCTGTTTGTCGCAGGAACCGCATTATTGCCTCAAATGTATCAAGCCAATGAGGCTCATCGAGTTCAAGGGTTGAATGATCTGATGGTCTTTAGCGCACAGGCGATTGCATCGTTGGGCTCTGGCGTCTTATTACTGCTATTGGGCTGGCAAGGGATTATGTGGGTTGCTTTACCGATGATCGCAGTGCAGGTGTTTTTGCTATTGAATTGGCAGCAAAATAATCACCTACAACCTGCTCTTTAA
- the nth gene encoding DNA-(Apurinic or apyrimidinic site) lyase: MNKLKRTEIFTRLRNENPNPETELEYTSPFELLVAVALSAQATDVSVNKATRKLYPIANTPEAIYALGEDGLKEYIKTIGLYNSKAKNVIKLCKDLIELHGSIVPDDRKALEALAGVGRKTANVVLNTAFGHPVMAVDTHIFRVSNRTKIAPGKNVDEVEQKLVRFIPKEFMMDAHHWLILHGRYTCVARKPKCGSCIIEDLCEYKDKIEID, from the coding sequence ATGAACAAGCTTAAACGCACAGAGATATTTACCCGTCTACGTAATGAAAATCCCAACCCAGAAACCGAACTAGAATATACCAGCCCTTTTGAGCTGTTAGTCGCCGTTGCCCTGTCGGCACAAGCAACCGATGTGAGTGTAAATAAAGCCACCCGCAAACTTTACCCCATCGCCAATACACCGGAAGCTATTTATGCGCTGGGTGAAGACGGTTTAAAGGAATACATCAAAACCATTGGCTTATATAACAGCAAAGCCAAAAACGTGATTAAGCTGTGCAAAGATCTTATAGAGCTTCATGGCAGCATCGTACCCGACGATCGTAAAGCGTTAGAGGCTTTAGCAGGCGTAGGTCGTAAAACCGCTAATGTCGTATTAAATACCGCGTTTGGTCATCCGGTGATGGCCGTCGATACACACATTTTCCGCGTCTCTAATCGCACGAAAATAGCACCAGGAAAGAATGTCGATGAAGTGGAACAAAAACTGGTTCGCTTCATTCCCAAAGAATTCATGATGGACGCTCATCATTGGCTGATTTTACATGGACGCTATACTTGCGTTGCCAGAAAGCCTAAATGCGGTTCGTGCATTATCGAAGATTTATGCGAATATAAAGACAAGATAGAAATTGATTAA
- the gloA gene encoding Putative glyoxalase/bleomycin resistance protein/dioxygenase, whose translation MRILHTMLRVSDLEKSIEFYTQVMGMKLLRRSDNKDYRYTLAFVGYQDEKEGAVLELTHNWDVSEYDLGNGYGHIAIEVSDIYATCSIIDKLKGKITRQPGPVKGGKTVIAFVEDPDGYKIELIEKKNDPEYDL comes from the coding sequence ATGAGAATTTTACATACTATGTTACGTGTTAGTGACTTGGAAAAATCGATTGAATTTTATACCCAAGTCATGGGCATGAAATTACTACGCCGCAGTGATAACAAAGACTACCGCTATACACTGGCATTTGTTGGCTACCAAGATGAAAAAGAAGGCGCGGTACTTGAGTTAACCCATAACTGGGATGTTAGTGAATATGATTTAGGTAATGGTTATGGTCATATTGCGATAGAAGTGAGCGATATTTATGCCACGTGCAGCATCATTGATAAACTAAAAGGAAAAATCACGCGCCAGCCTGGGCCCGTCAAAGGCGGTAAAACCGTTATCGCCTTTGTCGAAGATCCTGACGGCTATAAAATTGAATTAATAGAAAAGAAAAACGATCCTGAATACGATCTATGA